In a genomic window of Candidatus Bathyarchaeota archaeon:
- a CDS encoding AIR synthase-related protein, with the protein MGKLSAEELQKMLGCIKPDPRVIIPPLIGYDTGVHRIGDQYLVVATDPCTGVPPEWFGWLLINYAASDVALSGAKPQFCTITLLGPRPTAPEKFQMLMKQTCQAADELDIAIVRGHTGMYDSLKDLLGVCTVYGTVEPKRLITSGGAQPGDLILCTKPLGLETLTNFALTHTQVAERLFGKERSSEFAGLVRMQSCVKEALELAKISGVHAMHDATEGGFVSALNELAGASKVGLRLTWTNIPVPVEVSALKVHFSLSDEQVLALSSTGTILGAVAPEAKAAVVATLEKLGLRASFIGEFTPNKEERILVKEAVDLAFPNRADDPYTMMMATA; encoded by the coding sequence ATGGGCAAGCTGTCCGCGGAAGAACTCCAAAAAATGCTCGGATGCATCAAACCCGACCCAAGGGTGATAATTCCGCCCCTGATAGGCTACGATACGGGGGTGCATCGCATAGGCGACCAATATCTTGTGGTAGCCACAGACCCCTGCACAGGCGTCCCCCCTGAGTGGTTCGGCTGGTTACTCATCAACTACGCCGCCTCAGACGTAGCCCTCTCGGGCGCCAAACCCCAATTTTGTACCATAACCCTGCTTGGACCACGCCCCACAGCACCCGAGAAATTTCAAATGCTGATGAAGCAGACTTGCCAAGCCGCAGACGAACTCGATATTGCCATCGTGAGGGGTCACACGGGCATGTATGACAGCCTAAAAGACCTCCTCGGCGTCTGCACTGTATATGGCACCGTGGAACCCAAGCGGCTAATAACTTCTGGTGGAGCCCAACCCGGCGACCTCATCTTGTGCACGAAGCCTTTGGGGTTAGAGACACTCACAAACTTTGCTCTGACCCACACTCAAGTTGCAGAGCGGCTTTTTGGGAAAGAACGTTCCTCTGAGTTTGCGGGGTTGGTTCGGATGCAGAGCTGCGTTAAAGAAGCCCTTGAACTCGCAAAAATAAGCGGGGTTCATGCGATGCATGATGCCACGGAGGGCGGGTTCGTATCGGCACTCAACGAACTGGCTGGGGCATCCAAAGTTGGGTTACGATTAACTTGGACAAACATACCTGTGCCCGTGGAGGTTTCTGCGCTTAAGGTGCATTTTAGTCTCAGCGATGAGCAGGTGTTGGCGTTGTCTTCGACGGGCACCATACTTGGGGCGGTAGCGCCAGAAGCCAAAGCAGCCGTAGTGGCGACCTTGGAAAAGTTGGGGTTACGCGCCAGTTTTATCGGAGAATTCACCCCAAACAAAGAAGAAAGAATCTTGGTCAAGGAAGCCGTGGACTTGGCATTTCCCAACCGAGCCGACGACCCCTACACCATGATGATGGCTACCGCTTAA
- the thiT gene encoding energy-coupled thiamine transporter ThiT yields the protein MAIFTALATALSAIVVYVMPQGGSITLASMVPIIWLALRRGPKVGIVTALIYGCIQFAMLPYAIDPVQVLLDYPLAFGVLGLAGFSPRHPAVGATVGVSLRFVMSFISGAVYWAPIYAPDVNPYIYSAVYNGSYMLPELAITVFVILLLQASKTLKVYL from the coding sequence ATGGCTATCTTCACCGCGTTGGCGACGGCGCTAAGCGCAATCGTTGTTTACGTGATGCCTCAGGGTGGCTCCATCACTTTGGCTTCCATGGTGCCCATCATTTGGTTGGCGCTGCGCAGAGGACCCAAAGTCGGCATAGTCACCGCCTTAATCTATGGCTGCATACAATTCGCAATGCTGCCCTACGCAATAGACCCCGTGCAGGTGCTGCTCGATTATCCCTTAGCGTTTGGCGTTTTGGGACTCGCTGGCTTCTCCCCAAGGCACCCTGCAGTTGGCGCAACCGTGGGCGTCTCTCTGCGGTTTGTCATGAGCTTCATCTCAGGCGCCGTCTACTGGGCACCCATCTATGCCCCAGACGTTAACCCCTACATTTACTCTGCAGTCTATAACGGAAGCTATATGCTGCCCGAGTTGGCTATTACAGTGTTTGTAATTTTGCTCTTACAAGCAAGCAAAACGCTGAAGGTTTATCTCTAA
- a CDS encoding RimK family alpha-L-glutamate ligase gives MKFGIMTRNPEAWSSTQVREALTKRGIPYECFTFPRLVARIAYRPYFKVNGTSIIDDLDALIIRPIGRGSLEELVFRMDMLYKLERQGFYMVNPPTAIEHCVDKYDILALLEDVGVPVPRTLATESVNEAIKAFHELGGDVVVKPIFGSRGQGATRVNDIDIADTIFKAITFHHGVIYMQEFVEHGHSDIRAFVLGNQVIASMRRVATGWKTNYSQGARPAPEQISKEYEEIAIKAAKAVGCKVAGVDILEGPNGPRIVDVNSQPGWKGLQVVSKVNIGDELVKFVLSELKR, from the coding sequence ATGAAATTCGGCATCATGACCCGTAACCCCGAAGCTTGGAGCAGCACGCAGGTCCGCGAAGCCCTAACCAAACGCGGCATCCCCTACGAATGCTTCACCTTCCCACGCCTCGTAGCGCGCATAGCCTACAGACCCTACTTTAAAGTTAACGGAACAAGCATAATCGACGACCTCGACGCGCTAATTATCCGCCCCATCGGACGCGGCAGCCTCGAAGAACTCGTTTTTCGCATGGATATGCTCTACAAGCTGGAACGCCAAGGCTTCTACATGGTCAACCCACCAACCGCAATTGAGCACTGCGTTGACAAATACGACATCCTTGCCCTGCTCGAAGACGTAGGCGTCCCAGTCCCCCGCACCCTCGCCACGGAAAGCGTGAATGAAGCCATCAAGGCATTCCATGAACTCGGCGGCGACGTAGTCGTCAAACCCATCTTTGGCAGCCGCGGACAAGGAGCCACACGCGTCAACGACATAGACATCGCCGACACCATCTTCAAAGCCATCACATTCCATCACGGCGTCATTTACATGCAAGAATTCGTTGAACACGGTCACAGCGACATACGCGCCTTCGTCTTAGGCAACCAAGTCATCGCATCCATGCGTCGCGTAGCCACAGGCTGGAAAACCAACTACAGCCAAGGAGCCCGCCCAGCGCCCGAGCAGATAAGTAAAGAATATGAAGAGATAGCCATCAAAGCCGCAAAGGCAGTGGGTTGCAAAGTTGCAGGTGTAGACATCTTGGAAGGACCAAATGGCCCACGAATTGTGGATGTGAATAGTCAACCCGGCTGGAAAGGGCTACAAGTCGTCTCTAAAGTTAACATTGGCGATGAACTCGTCAAGTTTGTGCTCTCAGAACTTAAGCGGTAG